A single genomic interval of Hevea brasiliensis isolate MT/VB/25A 57/8 chromosome 4, ASM3005281v1, whole genome shotgun sequence harbors:
- the LOC110658119 gene encoding uncharacterized protein LOC110658119, whose protein sequence is MEPIAKVSSIFIYPIKSCRGISVSHAPLTPTGFRWDRNWLVVNYKGRAYTQRVEPKLALVEIELPHEAFFDGWEPTKKSYMVIKAPGMGVLNIPMTKPQAVADGVSVWEWSGSALDEGAEAAKWFSDYLGKPSRLMRFNPESETRPVDPNYAPGHNTMFADLFPYMLISQGSLDALNKLLKEPVPINRFRPNILVDGCEPFSEDLWTEIRINKYTFEGVKLCSRCKIPTINQATGVAGSEPNETLMKIHSDKVLRPDKKQQGKIYFGQNMVWKDNLNGGKGNTVNVGDPVFVVRKVSSAAEAAA, encoded by the exons atGGAGCCAATTGCAAAAGTATCATCGATATTCATCTATCCTATCAAGTCATGCCGTGGCATCTCTGTTTCTCATGCTCCGCTTACTCCTACAG GATTTCGATGGGATCGAAACTGGTTAGTTGTGAATTACAAAGGGAGGGCTTATACACAAAGAGTTGAACCAAAGCTTGCTCTGGTTGAGATAGAGCTGCCACATGAGGCATTTTTTGATGGGTGGGAACCGACTAAAAAGTCCTATATGG TAATAAAGGCTCCTGGGATGGGTGTGCTCAACATACCAATGACGAAGCCACAAGCAGTAGCTGATGGTGTCTCAGTTTGGGAATGGTCTGGCTCTgcattggatgagggagctgaagcTGCAAAATGGTTTTCAGATTATCTTGGGAAACCCAGTCGGCTAATGCGTTTTAATCCAG AATCAGAAACTAGGCCTGTGGATCCTAATTATGCTCCTGGACACAACACTATGTTTGCTGACCTCTTTCCATACATGCTAATATCTCAG GGATCATTGGATGCGCTAAATAAGCTTCTCAAGGAGCCTGTTCCAATTAACCGTTTTAGACCCAA CATCCTTGTTGATGGTTGTGAGCCATTTTCTGAGGACTTGTGGACAGAAATTAGGATAAATAAGTACACATTTGAAGGTGTCAAGCTGTGCTCCCGTTGTAAG ATTCCTACAATTAATCAAGCTACTGGCGTAGCAGGTTCAGagccaaatgaaactctaatgaAAATCCACTCTGATAAAGTTTTGCGTCCAGATAAGAAACAACAGGGAAAG ATCTACTTCGGACAGAACATGGTTTGGAAAGACAATCTTAacggagggaaaggaaacacagTTAATGTGGGAGATCCTGTTTTTGTTGTCAGGAAAGTCTCTTCTGCTGCTGAAGCTGCTGCCTGA